Proteins found in one Odontesthes bonariensis isolate fOdoBon6 chromosome 11, fOdoBon6.hap1, whole genome shotgun sequence genomic segment:
- the LOC142391250 gene encoding uncharacterized protein LOC142391250 — MDRNGKPWDPASPYVYVCGKHFITGYHVNDCQHPDYVPTIFPQRRQAEGTVKLRRYNNARKREVGAHHQVLPPKCAQTRLPTAPPEVSSCDDQLAEPTEGFSPAPPEASSIEPPGDCSPGDRPLSRSEQVAVAIEVANLRRERDQARTERDEARSKLQNWTKERLSAHAVRGNDRLCCALTGLSWTVFDCLHRYLAQFSKSPKVSGFSTEDQLFLCLLKLRQNPSNALLSHVLDRPEPTIRYMFRRWLNILYAKITFLIHWPDRECIRETIPPVMMVNFPRLTAIIDCFEIRIEYPKGLKARAKSYSSYKKWTTVKYLIACSPAGSITFLSQAWGGRASDVKITRECGFISPCYHHRGDQILADRGFTLKDDFSVLGVSLITPAFTRGKKQLTGKDNEESRIKSKVRIHVERVIGVLKRRFRILDGPLPRCFVKILWDEVKERDVVTIDKIVHVCAALVNMSGSVVFNKNREGDV; from the exons ATGGACCGAAATGGCAAGCCGTGGGACCCGGCGAGTCCATATGTTTACGTGTGTGGTAAACACTTCATCACAG GATACCATGTGAATGACTGCCAGCATCCGGACTATGTCCCAACTATCTTTCCGCAGCGGCGGCAGGCGGAGGGCACGGTAAAGTTAAGGCGTTACAATAATGCCAGGAAGCGAGAGGTTGGTGCTCATCATCAGGTTCTGCCACCCAAATGTGCACAAACAAGGCTGCCTACTGCACCCCCTGAGGTTTCTTCTTGTGACGATCAACTGGCAGAGCCCACTGAAGGCTTTTCACCTGCTCCTCCTGAAGCCTCTTCCATTGAGCCCCCCGGGGATTGCTCACCAGGtgacaggcctctgtcccgcaGCGAACAGGTTGCCGTTGCCATAGAGGTTGCCAATCTCAGAAGAGAGAGAGACCAGGCAAGGACGGAAAGAGATGAGGCAAGAAGCAAGCTGCAGAACTGGACAAAAGAGCGCTTGTCTGCACATGCTGTTCGGGGTAACGACCGTCTATGCTGTGCTTTGACTGGGCTCAGTTGGACGGTGTTCGATTGTCTCCACCGTTACCTTGCTCAGTTCAGTAAGTCACCCAAGGTTTCTGGGTTCTCAACAGAGGACCAGCTTTTCCTTTGTTTGCTGAAGCTACGGCAAAACCCATCCAATGCTTTGCTGAGCCACGTACTGGACCGACCAGAACCCACCATCCGCTACATGTTCCGACGTTGGCTGAATATTCTGTATGCCAAAATCACCTTCCTCATCCACTGGCCTGACAGGGAGTGCATCAGAGAAACAATACCCCCAGTGATGATGGTCAACTTTCCCCGTCTCACAGCAATTATTGATTGCTTTGAAATTCGAATTGAATATCCAAAGGGCCTCAAAGCTAG AGCTAAATCATACTCCAGCTATAAGAAGTGGACTACAGTGAAATACCTTATTGCATGTAGTCCTGCAGGCAGCATCACCTTTTTGTCTCAGGCCTGGGGGGGCAGAGCATCAGATGTAAAGATAACAAGGGAATGTGGCTTCATTTCACCCTGCTATCACCATCGTGGGGACCAG ATTTTGGCTGATCGGGGCTTTACCCTGAAGGATGACTTTTCTGTGCTCGGTGTCAGTCTCATAACCCCAGCCTTCACTCGTGGCAAGAAACAGCTCACAGGCAAAGACAATGAAGAATCCAGAATCAAGTCAAAAGTTCGGATTCATGTTG AACGGGTGATAGGTGTGCTGAAACGGAGATTCCGCATACTGGATGGGCCACTCCCTCGCTGCTTTGTCAAGATCCTTTGGGATGAGGTGAAGGAAAGGGATGTGGTTACCATTGATAAGATAGTACATGTCTGTGCTGCCTTAGTCAACATGTCAGGTAGCGTTGTGTTCAATAAAAACAGAGAGGGGGATGTGTAG